Proteins found in one Nostoc sp. NIES-3756 genomic segment:
- a CDS encoding DUF3616 domain-containing protein: MVDLPAIAKVKLTFTSNFQEHREDISAVLLTQDQHLWLGSDETTTIERLSLEDSGRFTNHIQFRVAKFIDLPAPEDKEIDIEGLAYANNYLWFVGSHSYKRKNVKSNKSDEENISRLAKVASEGNRYILGRIPLVDGELSKSCPDPKNPSQQLSAAKLDLSKQGNILMSALADDPHLGFFVKAAIPGKDNGFDVEGLAVYENKLFLGLRGPVLRGWAIILEIELEDSSPGLLRLRKIGAKNQAYRKHFVWLNGLGIRDLCLADKDLLILAGPTMDLDGPVQIYRLENAGNLQENILNRPKLVQEIAYGDRDDHAEGITLFEQVSGVPSILVVYDSPAKNRLVDDDSVIADVFPLG, translated from the coding sequence ATGGTAGACTTGCCTGCGATCGCAAAAGTTAAGCTGACATTTACCAGTAATTTTCAAGAACACAGAGAAGATATTTCGGCAGTATTGCTGACTCAAGATCAGCATCTATGGTTGGGTTCAGACGAAACTACTACTATTGAGCGTTTATCTTTAGAAGATAGTGGTAGGTTTACAAACCACATACAATTTCGGGTAGCAAAATTTATTGATTTACCTGCACCAGAAGACAAAGAAATTGATATTGAAGGATTAGCTTATGCTAATAACTACTTGTGGTTTGTTGGTTCCCATAGTTATAAGCGTAAAAATGTGAAATCAAACAAGTCAGATGAGGAAAATATTTCTCGATTAGCTAAGGTTGCTTCTGAAGGTAATCGCTACATTTTGGGTAGGATTCCTTTAGTAGATGGAGAATTATCTAAGTCTTGTCCTGATCCAAAAAATCCCAGTCAGCAGTTATCGGCAGCAAAATTAGATTTAAGCAAGCAGGGAAATATTTTGATGTCGGCTTTGGCTGATGATCCGCATTTAGGTTTTTTTGTGAAGGCTGCAATTCCAGGAAAGGATAATGGCTTTGATGTTGAAGGTTTGGCTGTTTATGAGAATAAACTTTTTCTAGGTTTGCGTGGCCCTGTATTGCGGGGTTGGGCGATTATTTTGGAAATAGAGTTAGAAGATTCTAGTCCTGGTTTGCTGAGATTACGCAAGATTGGAGCAAAAAATCAAGCTTACAGAAAACATTTTGTCTGGTTGAATGGTTTAGGGATTCGTGATTTGTGTTTGGCAGATAAAGACTTGTTAATTTTAGCTGGCCCAACTATGGATTTAGATGGGCCTGTACAAATTTATCGATTAGAAAATGCTGGCAATTTACAAGAAAATATTCTCAATAGACCAAAGTTAGTCCAAGAAATTGCCTATGGCGATCGCGATGACCATGCTGAAGGGATAACATTATTTGAACAGGTATCGGGTGTACCTTCGATATTGGTTGTTTATGACTCCCCAGCCAAGAATAGATTAGTGGATGATGATAGCGTCATTGCTGATGTGTTTCCATTAGGCTAA
- a CDS encoding alpha-amylase family glycosyl hydrolase: protein MAKPIEFNLFAPYNKGAALIGSFSDWQEIPMEKGDDGYFRTTVELEDGNYQYKFRVQTKSWFFEEDQWVDVTDPYATDIDELSGKDNGIVKIKDGEKIVDTYVWQHDDKPLPSDHELVIYELHVGDFSGGEDDPYARGKYKHVIEKLDYLCDLGINAIELLPVKEYPGSYSWGYNPRYFFATESSYGSTAGLKQLIDECHQRGIRVIMDGIYNHSEASSPLTQIDHDFWYHHEPRDPDNNWGPEFNYEHYDENLDTYPARKFIGDTVRFWVKEYHIDGIRYDAARQIANYDFMHWITQEAKNTAGAKPFYNIAEHIPETTSITNLDGPMDGCWHDSFYHTIKEHICGDRFDLENLKDVIDPKRQGFLGATNVVNYLTNHDHDHIMVELGNREIFNEEAFRRAKLGAAILMTAVGVPLVWMGEEFGEYKPKQQDQAKIDWTLLGNDLNRSLFDYYKGLIGLRKSNHALYTENIDFIHENAEAKVLAYSRWNEEGSRVVVVANFSEDFLAGYHVPNFPSGGTWHEWTGDYDVEAGDDGIITDIGPYEAKVFVWQ from the coding sequence ATGGCAAAGCCCATTGAATTTAATCTATTTGCACCATATAACAAAGGCGCTGCCTTAATTGGTTCTTTTTCTGATTGGCAAGAAATTCCAATGGAAAAAGGGGATGATGGTTATTTCCGTACAACTGTTGAATTAGAAGACGGTAATTATCAATATAAATTCCGTGTGCAGACAAAATCATGGTTTTTTGAGGAAGACCAATGGGTTGATGTAACAGACCCTTACGCCACTGATATTGATGAATTAAGTGGTAAAGATAATGGTATTGTCAAAATCAAAGATGGTGAAAAAATCGTTGATACTTATGTTTGGCAACATGATGATAAACCTTTACCATCTGACCACGAATTAGTTATCTACGAATTACATGTTGGCGATTTTTCCGGTGGGGAAGATGACCCTTATGCACGGGGCAAATATAAGCACGTTATTGAAAAATTAGATTATTTGTGTGATTTAGGTATCAACGCAATTGAGTTATTGCCTGTAAAAGAATATCCTGGTAGTTATAGTTGGGGTTATAATCCTCGCTATTTCTTTGCGACTGAATCTAGTTATGGTTCTACAGCAGGTTTAAAACAACTAATTGATGAATGCCATCAAAGAGGTATTCGCGTCATTATGGACGGGATTTATAATCATTCAGAAGCATCCAGTCCATTAACACAAATAGACCATGATTTTTGGTATCACCATGAACCCCGTGACCCTGATAATAACTGGGGGCCTGAATTTAATTACGAACATTATGACGAAAATTTAGACACATACCCAGCACGAAAATTTATTGGCGATACAGTCAGATTTTGGGTAAAAGAATATCATATAGATGGCATTCGCTATGACGCAGCACGGCAAATAGCCAACTATGATTTCATGCACTGGATTACTCAAGAAGCCAAAAATACAGCTGGTGCAAAACCATTTTATAATATTGCTGAACACATCCCAGAAACTACCAGCATTACTAATTTAGACGGGCCAATGGATGGCTGCTGGCATGATAGTTTCTATCACACGATTAAAGAGCATATCTGCGGTGATAGATTTGATTTAGAAAACCTTAAAGATGTCATTGATCCTAAACGCCAAGGTTTTCTGGGTGCTACTAATGTTGTTAATTATCTTACCAATCACGACCATGACCATATTATGGTCGAGTTGGGTAATCGAGAAATTTTTAACGAGGAAGCTTTTAGAAGGGCTAAACTAGGTGCAGCTATTTTGATGACAGCTGTTGGTGTGCCTTTAGTTTGGATGGGTGAAGAATTTGGCGAATACAAACCCAAACAACAAGACCAAGCTAAAATTGACTGGACTTTGCTAGGTAATGACCTCAATCGTAGTTTGTTTGACTACTACAAAGGACTGATTGGTTTACGTAAGAGTAACCATGCTTTATATACAGAAAATATTGACTTTATCCACGAAAATGCAGAAGCTAAAGTTTTAGCCTACAGCCGTTGGAATGAAGAAGGTTCCCGTGTAGTAGTAGTGGCAAATTTCTCGGAAGATTTCCTTGCTGGCTATCATGTCCCCAACTTCCCCTCAGGTGGTACTTGGCATGAGTGGACTGGTGACTATGATGTGGAAGCAGGTGATGATGGCATCATTACCGATATTGGGCCTTACGAAGCGAAGGTGTTTGTTTGGCAGTAA
- a CDS encoding acylphosphatase: protein MPNSTPQSQLIRAHVFITGRVQGVGYRYATVDTASQLGLTGWVRNLPDGRVEAVFEGAREIVEEMVRWSHVGPPAAVVQDVKVEYEEPEGLRGFEVKRLVK from the coding sequence ATGCCAAATTCTACACCACAGTCACAACTCATTCGCGCTCATGTCTTCATTACTGGGAGAGTGCAAGGGGTAGGCTATCGCTACGCCACAGTTGATACCGCCAGTCAATTGGGGTTAACTGGTTGGGTAAGAAATCTTCCTGATGGGCGTGTAGAGGCTGTATTTGAAGGTGCGCGAGAAATTGTAGAGGAAATGGTGCGTTGGAGTCACGTCGGGCCGCCGGCGGCTGTGGTTCAAGATGTGAAAGTAGAATATGAAGAACCGGAAGGTTTACGCGGGTTTGAGGTAAAGCGGTTAGTCAAGTAA
- a CDS encoding thioredoxin family protein — protein sequence MTTDSPIKPETTTGTRLRNFLIVIVAIALGVALFLGLRAETNAVSLEKLNQASTPLEVAISNGKPSMVEFYADWCTVCQKMAPDIAVLEQEYADKVNFVMLNVDNTKWLPEMLKYRVDGIPHFVFLDKAGESLAQAIGDQPRTIMANNLEALVSGSALPYAQASGKVSKVSAPVAPVGSQDDPRSHGNQVVN from the coding sequence ATGACTACAGATTCACCTATCAAGCCAGAGACTACGACAGGAACACGGTTGAGAAACTTTTTGATTGTTATTGTAGCGATCGCACTTGGCGTGGCTTTATTCTTAGGATTACGGGCGGAAACAAATGCTGTCTCACTAGAGAAGTTAAATCAAGCTTCTACGCCTTTGGAAGTAGCTATCAGCAATGGTAAACCTTCAATGGTAGAGTTTTATGCTGATTGGTGTACTGTTTGCCAAAAAATGGCTCCTGATATCGCTGTATTGGAACAAGAGTATGCAGACAAAGTAAATTTCGTCATGCTGAATGTGGATAATACCAAATGGTTGCCGGAGATGTTGAAATATCGGGTAGATGGTATTCCCCATTTTGTATTTTTAGACAAAGCAGGCGAGAGTTTAGCGCAGGCGATCGGCGATCAACCGCGTACAATTATGGCTAATAATCTAGAAGCTCTAGTTAGTGGTTCCGCTTTACCCTATGCTCAAGCTAGCGGAAAAGTTTCTAAAGTCTCAGCACCAGTTGCACCAGTTGGTAGTCAGGACGATCCTCGCAGTCACGGAAATCAAGTTGTTAATTAA
- a CDS encoding TetR/AcrR family transcriptional regulator, whose translation MSALPSKTGRPPKSNRHPDEVKSEILTAAVTEFAQHGLGATSTEAIAHRAGVTKAMIHYYFKTKEGLYRAVLEYLFSDLTKQSQEEELLQIPPEQAVQRLIQNVLENAAKSPQIHAILTLEAIQNQGKYYKEIEVGTLAYRTLSLILERGVQTGAFRLLHPQHTAINIMGSCLFYFVGQGNLQHLFPDWSMDDLDTKEKHIQEAIAFIMAGIIQIRN comes from the coding sequence ATGTCTGCACTTCCATCTAAAACTGGTCGCCCGCCTAAATCGAATCGTCACCCAGACGAGGTAAAGAGTGAAATTCTGACGGCTGCGGTGACAGAATTTGCTCAACACGGACTAGGCGCTACTAGTACCGAAGCGATCGCCCATCGCGCGGGGGTAACGAAAGCGATGATTCACTACTACTTCAAGACAAAAGAAGGTTTATATCGTGCGGTTTTGGAGTATTTGTTTAGTGATTTAACCAAACAGTCCCAAGAGGAAGAACTGCTGCAAATCCCACCAGAACAAGCTGTGCAGCGTTTAATACAAAATGTCTTAGAAAATGCAGCTAAAAGTCCACAAATTCATGCCATCCTGACCTTAGAGGCGATTCAAAATCAGGGAAAGTATTACAAAGAAATAGAAGTAGGTACATTAGCCTATAGAACACTGAGTCTGATTTTAGAACGTGGAGTACAAACAGGAGCTTTTCGACTATTGCATCCACAACATACAGCTATCAATATCATGGGTAGCTGTCTATTTTATTTTGTAGGTCAGGGTAACTTGCAGCATTTGTTCCCAGACTGGTCAATGGATGACCTAGATACGAAAGAAAAACATATTCAAGAAGCGATCGCTTTTATTATGGCAGGGATTATACAGATTCGTAATTAA
- a CDS encoding cyanophycinase, whose translation MAAGENKRQLVIIGGAEDKENDSIILREFVRRAGGTKANIVIMTAATELPREVGENYIRVFERLGAESVRIVDTETREDASSSTALEAVSKATGIFFTGGDQARITSILKGTELDKAIHGRAAEGVVIGGTSAGAAVMPDKMIVVGDSETNPRLEIVEMGPGLGFLPGVVIDQHFSERGRLGRLITALIREPVVLGFGIDENTAMVVTDSQIEIIGQGSVTIVDESESTHNNMDEILRDEPLAICGAKLHILPHGYKFDLKTRKPILNNGTAVDAVPVGSAS comes from the coding sequence ATGGCTGCGGGTGAAAACAAACGGCAGTTGGTGATTATTGGTGGTGCGGAAGACAAAGAGAATGATTCAATAATATTAAGAGAATTTGTCCGACGCGCTGGTGGTACGAAAGCTAATATTGTAATTATGACGGCGGCGACAGAGCTACCAAGAGAAGTAGGAGAAAATTATATTAGAGTTTTTGAACGCTTGGGTGCGGAAAGCGTGCGAATAGTCGATACAGAAACTCGTGAAGATGCGTCTTCATCAACTGCATTAGAAGCAGTTTCCAAAGCAACTGGTATATTTTTTACAGGAGGAGATCAAGCCCGGATTACAAGTATCCTCAAAGGAACCGAACTCGACAAAGCAATTCATGGACGCGCTGCTGAAGGTGTAGTTATTGGTGGTACTAGTGCCGGCGCAGCAGTCATGCCTGATAAAATGATTGTTGTAGGTGATTCAGAAACCAATCCTCGTTTAGAGATTGTGGAAATGGGGCCTGGGTTGGGTTTTCTTCCTGGCGTAGTTATCGATCAACATTTTTCTGAACGGGGAAGGTTGGGACGCTTAATTACAGCTTTGATTAGAGAACCTGTTGTGTTAGGATTTGGCATTGACGAGAATACAGCGATGGTTGTGACTGACAGCCAAATAGAAATCATTGGTCAAGGTTCAGTCACAATTGTAGATGAATCAGAGTCCACTCATAACAACATGGACGAAATTCTGAGAGATGAACCTTTAGCAATTTGTGGCGCAAAACTGCACATTTTGCCACACGGCTATAAATTCGACCTGAAAACCCGTAAGCCTATCTTAAATAATGGTACTGCGGTGGATGCTGTACCTGTGGGTTCTGCTAGCTAG
- a CDS encoding GNAT family N-acetyltransferase produces the protein MTQVIQDLSTPDLVAALENNLFAIFTHYAHAKNCEFHSDSNLIRFATGIGFPLFNGVIRAQLPPEEIDTTISKTLEYFSTKQLPMFWWTGPATQPPDLGKYLEAKGFSNVGVLPAMAIDLSTLPSEKSLSTDLAITTVSDQQSLKYWTEVAAIAFEIPDTQWDAFYNLELSLGWESEKFIRFIGYENGLPVATSALYLDRQVAGLYYVGTHPEARRKGFAKAIVLAALYKARSLGYRVATLQASQMGINIYQQIGFQEYFPVTMYLAAG, from the coding sequence GTGACTCAAGTTATTCAGGATTTATCCACACCCGACTTAGTTGCAGCACTGGAAAACAACTTATTTGCAATTTTTACTCACTACGCTCATGCTAAAAATTGCGAATTTCACTCTGACTCTAACTTAATTCGTTTTGCCACTGGCATAGGTTTTCCGCTTTTTAATGGTGTTATTCGCGCCCAGTTACCGCCCGAGGAAATAGATACAACAATTAGCAAAACCCTGGAATACTTTAGCACTAAACAATTACCGATGTTTTGGTGGACAGGGCCAGCAACACAACCACCTGATTTGGGAAAGTATTTAGAAGCTAAAGGATTTAGTAATGTAGGGGTATTGCCTGCAATGGCAATTGATTTATCAACTTTACCGTCAGAAAAATCCTTGAGTACTGATTTGGCAATTACAACTGTTAGCGACCAACAAAGTCTAAAATATTGGACAGAAGTAGCTGCGATCGCTTTTGAAATTCCTGATACACAATGGGATGCCTTTTATAACTTAGAGTTAAGCCTGGGTTGGGAGTCGGAAAAATTTATCCGCTTTATTGGATATGAAAATGGTTTACCCGTCGCCACCTCAGCATTATATTTAGATAGACAGGTAGCTGGGCTTTATTATGTCGGCACACACCCAGAAGCACGCAGAAAAGGATTTGCTAAAGCAATTGTATTAGCTGCATTATACAAAGCCCGGAGTCTGGGATACCGTGTAGCTACATTGCAAGCATCACAGATGGGAATCAATATATATCAGCAAATAGGATTTCAGGAGTACTTTCCAGTCACCATGTATTTGGCTGCAGGTTAA
- a CDS encoding 3-deoxy-7-phosphoheptulonate synthase: MHNKLTNANIENYHVLLTPNEVKAKLPLTEAAENAILQFREEIEKILDFQDRRKFIVVGPCSIHDPNAALEYAHKLKNLSDRVQDKLLLIMRVYFEKPRTTVGWKGLINDPDMDDSFHVENGLLLARDLLIKLTQLGLPTATEALDPIVPQYIGELITWAAIGARTTESQTHREMASGLSMPVGFKNGTDGNIQVALNALHSARMPHNFLGINPEGQVSIFETKGNAYGHVILRGGNQPNFDAASVQDVENKLKEAKLPPRIVIDCSHGNTNKNYKLQPSVLENVVQQIVDGNTSIVGMMLESNLHEGNQPINCRREELKYGVSVTDPCIGWEETERVILEAYERLK, translated from the coding sequence ATGCACAATAAATTAACTAACGCCAATATTGAAAATTATCACGTTCTATTAACGCCTAATGAAGTAAAAGCAAAACTGCCATTAACAGAAGCTGCTGAAAACGCTATTTTGCAGTTCAGAGAGGAAATAGAAAAAATCTTAGATTTTCAAGATAGGCGAAAGTTTATAGTAGTTGGGCCTTGTTCAATTCATGATCCTAATGCAGCGCTGGAATATGCCCATAAGTTAAAGAATTTAAGCGATCGCGTCCAAGATAAGCTACTGTTAATCATGCGGGTCTATTTTGAAAAACCCCGTACCACCGTAGGCTGGAAAGGATTAATCAATGACCCAGACATGGATGATTCTTTTCATGTAGAGAATGGTTTGCTACTTGCCAGAGACTTACTTATCAAGCTGACTCAGTTGGGTCTACCCACCGCTACAGAGGCTTTAGATCCTATCGTACCGCAATATATTGGTGAGTTGATCACATGGGCTGCGATCGGCGCACGTACTACAGAATCACAAACACACCGCGAAATGGCTAGCGGTCTTTCTATGCCTGTAGGTTTCAAAAATGGCACTGATGGTAATATTCAAGTAGCTTTAAATGCGCTACATTCTGCCAGAATGCCCCACAATTTCTTAGGCATTAACCCAGAAGGACAGGTAAGTATCTTTGAAACTAAAGGTAATGCTTACGGTCATGTAATTTTGCGGGGAGGAAATCAACCTAATTTTGATGCTGCAAGTGTTCAGGATGTAGAAAATAAATTAAAAGAGGCTAAGTTACCTCCCAGAATTGTCATTGACTGTAGTCACGGGAATACTAATAAAAACTATAAGTTGCAACCTTCAGTGTTAGAAAATGTTGTGCAACAAATAGTTGATGGCAACACATCAATTGTGGGGATGATGCTGGAATCAAATTTACATGAAGGCAATCAACCCATTAACTGTAGGCGAGAAGAATTAAAATATGGAGTGTCTGTAACTGATCCCTGTATCGGTTGGGAAGAAACAGAACGAGTTATTTTAGAAGCTTATGAAAGACTGAAGTAA
- a CDS encoding DUF1823 family protein: MSELPPLNTDTIWGILNDQIDDATVMQLVWYYLGYRYNSTTAKWDNNLVAPEWRDEYPEPPNFLDSRPATMKLTRSIPQQYKQITKEKLGFKGYKIGTFTPRETRRATAANWLLSHLQQKIDQGEL, encoded by the coding sequence ATGTCTGAACTACCACCACTGAATACAGATACTATCTGGGGTATTCTCAACGATCAAATTGATGACGCTACAGTTATGCAATTAGTCTGGTACTATTTAGGCTACCGCTACAACTCAACGACAGCTAAATGGGATAATAATTTAGTAGCACCAGAATGGCGAGATGAATATCCAGAACCTCCGAATTTTCTCGATAGCCGCCCAGCAACAATGAAATTAACCCGCTCAATTCCTCAACAATACAAACAAATCACAAAAGAGAAGTTAGGTTTTAAAGGTTACAAAATTGGCACTTTTACACCAAGAGAAACTCGGAGAGCCACTGCTGCTAACTGGTTATTAAGTCATTTGCAGCAAAAGATTGATCAGGGTGAATTATAG
- a CDS encoding NIL domain-containing protein: protein MKKRVTLTFPKRAIQMPVTYVLAKEFNVAANIIRAQVAPNQIGKLVVELSGDIDQLDAAIEWMRSRHINVSLTLGEIVVDEDVCVHCGLCTGVCPTEALTLHPDTYKLTFTRSRCIVCEQCIPTCPVQAISTNL, encoded by the coding sequence GTGAAAAAACGAGTTACCCTCACCTTCCCCAAACGTGCTATCCAAATGCCTGTGACTTATGTGCTGGCGAAAGAGTTTAATGTGGCTGCAAATATTATCCGCGCTCAGGTTGCACCCAATCAAATTGGCAAGCTGGTGGTAGAATTATCGGGAGATATTGATCAGTTAGATGCAGCTATTGAGTGGATGCGATCGCGCCATATTAATGTATCTCTTACTTTAGGAGAAATTGTTGTTGACGAAGATGTGTGCGTTCACTGTGGTTTGTGTACTGGGGTTTGTCCTACAGAAGCGCTGACTTTACACCCAGACACATATAAGTTAACCTTCACGCGATCGCGTTGTATTGTCTGTGAACAGTGTATACCCACCTGCCCTGTACAAGCAATCTCTACCAACCTTTAG
- a CDS encoding CHAD domain-containing protein: MKLATEPKVETLGDYAYEAIQKHFKKTLKWEKSVKKDEDPEALHQMRVGMRRLRTAISRFDIALNLPKPVSDKNIGKIARRLGNLRDLDVLKETLETTYQQNLPDKEKKNLQKAFDALAKQRETVLEKTIETLKDESYKSLKHTLEEWLEKPSYQTLASLPIKQVLPDLLLPEVSAFLLHPGLLVGTHVVDSEVKVITDWKADKIEQQLATKGETIHNLRKQAKRVRYQMELFTELYGESYATYITEIKSIQDILGNIQDSVVMGEWLVEVFKSQLNEQLPTLAKLVAENRYQWWQQWQPLQQQYLTAENRHNVHLTILQPA; the protein is encoded by the coding sequence ATGAAACTAGCTACAGAGCCTAAAGTAGAAACGCTCGGAGACTACGCTTACGAAGCTATTCAAAAACACTTCAAGAAAACCTTGAAGTGGGAAAAATCTGTTAAGAAAGATGAAGACCCAGAAGCATTACACCAGATGCGAGTGGGGATGCGTCGGTTACGTACAGCTATTAGTAGATTCGATATAGCATTAAATTTACCAAAGCCAGTAAGTGATAAAAATATCGGTAAAATTGCCCGTCGTCTTGGTAATCTCCGAGATTTAGACGTATTAAAAGAAACTTTAGAAACAACTTATCAACAAAATCTACCAGACAAGGAGAAAAAAAACCTACAAAAAGCCTTTGATGCTTTGGCTAAACAGAGAGAAACTGTTTTGGAAAAAACCATAGAAACCTTGAAAGATGAATCTTATAAGTCTTTAAAACACACATTAGAAGAATGGTTAGAAAAACCTAGTTATCAAACTTTAGCGTCTTTACCTATTAAGCAAGTATTACCAGATTTGTTATTACCAGAAGTAAGCGCTTTTTTGCTGCATCCTGGATTATTAGTAGGAACCCATGTTGTAGACTCTGAGGTAAAAGTTATTACAGATTGGAAAGCCGATAAGATAGAACAACAATTAGCTACTAAAGGCGAAACTATTCACAATTTACGCAAACAAGCCAAGCGCGTGCGCTACCAAATGGAATTATTTACTGAGTTATATGGTGAGTCTTATGCCACATACATTACAGAAATCAAAAGTATCCAAGACATTCTAGGTAACATTCAAGATAGTGTAGTTATGGGTGAGTGGCTTGTAGAGGTATTTAAGTCACAGCTTAACGAGCAATTACCAACACTTGCTAAATTAGTGGCAGAAAATCGCTATCAGTGGTGGCAACAATGGCAACCTTTACAACAGCAATACTTAACAGCCGAAAATAGGCATAACGTTCATTTAACGATATTGCAGCCGGCTTAG
- a CDS encoding ATP-binding protein, with product MVQEKSTDFIRINARKTDVFDLFNCRYYAGSNPILDAGALVFDFAVVPDKEPLPIEDYVTRVGDRYPHLREQNYESYAHLFAQTVAEVGKLDMNLHLNRWSVKSYDIYSRIAVQALHERTIKSVTYLVWDWFEAITQDDDFFWDDQLVTLQNRFRQSVYGGPTVYALLRTAYEKGIPTFYLWDEGLMQYGWGKKHIRGVATTFNCDSHIDSDFTTRKDDCKAFLHTLGFPVPQGEIVYSEKEARQVARDIGYPVAVKPVVGHKGIGVTADVQNVEELEKAYDRALAAIPDNEPARIIVEQSIKGKDFRLLCVNGRFVAATERHPASVTGDGDSTIWELIQRENRKTARLDTPTSPMSKIIVDDAMEHYLDEQHLTLKTVLKKGETIRLRKVANLSAGGMSINATHTIHDDNIILAQDIAQYFRLTCLGIDVMTESLAESWKDGNFAIIEINAAPGVMMHLNPAVGDSVDVPSHILETFFTSGLEARIPIITFNKTTVQDLQTTIDHILLQHPEWTIGAVCRDAVFVNRSQKVLREDYNSNIQSLLRNPKLDLLIAEYPEDILQEDGMFYYGSNLVVLENPSETEMMLARDVVDGSTVVIKKENNVSIRRKGLIEDYTLGEDEPFTRVYLKEIGTIL from the coding sequence ATGGTTCAGGAAAAAAGCACCGATTTTATCCGCATTAATGCTAGAAAGACAGATGTATTTGATCTCTTCAACTGTCGGTATTATGCAGGGTCTAACCCTATTTTAGATGCAGGGGCGCTAGTATTTGATTTTGCTGTAGTGCCAGATAAAGAGCCTTTGCCTATTGAAGATTATGTTACTAGAGTAGGCGATCGCTATCCCCATCTACGTGAGCAAAACTATGAATCATATGCCCATTTATTTGCCCAAACCGTAGCGGAAGTAGGCAAATTGGACATGAATTTACACCTCAATCGCTGGAGTGTAAAAAGTTACGATATATACTCAAGAATTGCTGTTCAAGCATTGCACGAACGCACAATTAAATCAGTAACTTATCTGGTTTGGGACTGGTTTGAAGCCATTACCCAAGACGATGACTTTTTTTGGGATGACCAGCTTGTCACCTTACAAAATAGATTCCGTCAGTCGGTCTATGGTGGCCCTACAGTCTACGCCTTATTGCGGACAGCTTACGAAAAAGGTATACCCACTTTTTACCTGTGGGACGAAGGACTAATGCAGTACGGCTGGGGAAAAAAACACATCCGGGGTGTAGCTACAACCTTTAACTGCGATAGCCATATTGATTCTGACTTCACCACCCGTAAAGATGACTGCAAAGCATTTCTCCACACCTTGGGTTTTCCTGTTCCCCAAGGTGAAATTGTTTACTCAGAAAAAGAAGCTAGACAAGTAGCTAGAGACATTGGCTATCCTGTAGCAGTAAAACCAGTGGTAGGTCATAAAGGTATTGGTGTCACCGCAGACGTACAAAATGTAGAGGAACTGGAAAAAGCTTACGATAGAGCCTTAGCTGCTATTCCCGACAACGAACCAGCACGAATTATTGTCGAACAAAGCATTAAAGGCAAAGATTTTCGTTTGTTGTGTGTTAACGGTCGATTTGTCGCCGCTACAGAACGTCATCCAGCATCAGTTACAGGGGATGGGGACTCAACCATTTGGGAATTAATTCAGCGCGAAAACCGCAAAACAGCGCGTCTAGATACTCCAACTTCACCGATGAGTAAGATTATCGTCGATGATGCGATGGAACACTACCTAGATGAACAGCACCTGACATTAAAAACAGTCCTGAAGAAAGGTGAAACTATTCGCTTGCGCAAAGTAGCTAATCTTTCCGCCGGCGGGATGAGTATCAATGCTACCCACACAATTCATGATGACAATATCATCTTGGCACAAGATATCGCCCAATATTTCCGCTTGACTTGTTTGGGTATTGATGTCATGACTGAAAGTCTGGCTGAGTCTTGGAAAGATGGTAACTTTGCCATCATCGAAATCAACGCTGCACCAGGTGTGATGATGCACCTTAACCCGGCTGTAGGTGATAGTGTTGACGTACCTTCTCACATTTTAGAAACCTTTTTTACCTCTGGTTTAGAGGCCAGAATCCCGATTATTACCTTTAATAAAACAACTGTCCAGGATCTGCAAACCACAATTGACCACATTCTGTTGCAACATCCAGAATGGACAATAGGCGCAGTTTGTCGGGATGCGGTATTTGTTAACCGATCGCAAAAAGTACTACGCGAAGATTACAATAGCAACATCCAAAGTTTGCTACGTAATCCTAAACTCGATTTATTAATAGCAGAGTATCCAGAAGATATTCTCCAAGAAGACGGGATGTTTTACTACGGCAGTAATTTAGTAGTGTTAGAAAATCCCAGTGAAACAGAAATGATGTTAGCGCGGGATGTGGTTGATGGTTCCACTGTCGTTATTAAAAAAGAAAATAACGTTTCTATTCGTCGCAAAGGATTAATAGAAGATTATACCTTAGGCGAAGATGAACCTTTCACACGGGTTTATCTCAAAGAAATCGGCACGATTTTGTAG